From the genome of Brassica oleracea var. oleracea cultivar TO1000 chromosome C4, BOL, whole genome shotgun sequence:
TTTGTTAGTTTTACTAAATGATAAAAGTTTATAAATTTTACATTTTCTAAAAAAATATTTTTGTAAAATGATTCTGTTGTTTTTTCAAAAAAAAATGTACATGTGGCATCTTCGTCAACAAAATTAGTTGACCTAGCATTTAAATCAGCAAAATTAGATGATGTGTCAGCTCATGTGGCGACTGAGATATGATTTGACCCAAAAAAAAAATATATGTATGTTATTTGAAATTTTTGAAAATTCAGATATCTTTAACACAACCATATAAGTCGGGTATGAATTGAATATATCTTAATATTATTAACTAGTACCCAGTCCCATCTTTTTGTCAACGGTCACTCATTATCTTTGTCAAAGTCAACGGTCACTTACAAAGTTCCATTTTTCTGTTCCTGTTCTAGTTCATACTATCATAAAGCTTAGATCTTTCTCAGTTGAGTTTGTATGTACAAAGGTTTTTGTGTGTGTCAAGATGGGAGGTTGTGTTTCAATATCAGTGCTGTGTGATCAAACACTCTGCCAGATCGGCCGCTGTTTGACTCAGAAAGCAAGTTACATTCGTAAGCTCCAGGAAAACGTGGGAACTCTGCAGACGGCAACGCAAGAGCTCAAGGATCTCAGGGATGATTTGCTGACAAGAGTTTCTTTAGAGGAAGAGAAAGGTCAACGACGGCTCGCAACCGTTCAGAGATGGCTTTCAAATGTTGAGACAATCGAATCTCAAGTCAATGAATTGCTGCTTGCATCAGGTACTGCCGAGGTTTCCAGGAGTTTCAGGTCGAGGTTTGAGTATGGTAAAAAGGTCTTCAAGAAAATCAAAGAAGTCAAGAATCTCAAGTCTAGAGCAGATTTAAAAGTCATGGCCGAGAGAGTTCCTAGATCTAAAGTGGAAGAGAGGCTTATCTACCCTGTTGTTGGTATGACAGCAATGACTGAAAAGGTATTTAGCAGTCTAATGGAAGATGAAGTTGGAACATTAGGTCTTTACGGAATGGGGGGTGTCGGTAAAACCACACTCCTGTCTCATATCAATAACAGTTTTGTTAACACAGGAAATGATTTTGATGTTGTCATTTGGGTTGTGGTGTCTAAAGATCAAAAGATAGAGAGTGTTCAAGAAACTATTTTGAGGAGACTTGGTCTTTGCAGTGAGGAGTGGAAACACATAAAGGAAGAAGAGAAAGCATCAGAGATCAAGAAAATGTTAAAGGGTAAGAGATATATGTTGTTATTGGATGACATATGGAGTAAAGTAGAGATTCAAAGGATAGGATTCCCTTCACCCACAAGAATGAACCGATGCAAAGTAGTGTTCACTACTCGGTCTAAGGAAGTGTGCTCGGAGATGCGGGTTGATGTTGAGATGGAAGTCAAGTGTTTGGCGTCGAATGAAGCATGGGAGTTGTTCCGGATGAGAGTTGGGGATCTAACCTTAGAGAGTCATCCATACATTCCTGAAGCTGCAAGAATAATAGCTGAAAAGTGCTATGGTTTGCCACTGGCGCTCAATGTTATTGGGGAGACCATGTCATCTAGAAAGCCAATACAAGAATGGTCTCACGCCCAGGATGTCTTGACTTCGTTTGCTGCTGACTTTTCGTGTATGCAAGACAAGATTCTTCCTATCTTGAAGTTTAGCTACGATAATCTAAAAGATGAGATGTTTAGAAAGTGTTTACAATACTGCGCTTTGTTCCCGGAAGACTATGAGATTGAGAAGGAAGAGTTGGTCGAGTATTGGATATGCGAGGGAATTATAGATGGGAACAAAGACAGAGACAAAGCTAAGAACCATGGTTATGAGATCATAGGTACTCTTGTTCGTTCTTGCTTATTGATGGAGTATGAGCATACAGAGTTTCTCAAGATGCATGATATGGTTCGTGAGATGGGGCTGTGGATAACAGCTGAACTTGGTAAGAAGAAAGAGAGCTTCATTGTGAAAACTGGTTCCGGGTTAAGCCATGTCCCAGTGGTGCAAGATTGGAGCGTTGTCCAGAAGATGTCATTAATGGGAAATGAAATTGAGAAGATTAATGCATGTCCTTATGGGACAAAGAAACTCGCAACACTCTTCCTTCAAAACAACAAGTTGGTGAGTATCTCAGAGCGGTTCTTTCAGTGGATGACAGAGCTTAAGGTTTTGGATTTATCTTCCAATGAAAGTCTCACCCAGTTGCCTGCAGACATTTCAAAGTTGGTTACCTTGCAGTATCTTAACTTATCAAGTACAGGGATCGAGGTTTTGCCATTTGGTATAAAATCTTTGACAAAACTGATACATCTGAACTTAGAGTTCACACACAAGCTCAAGAGTGTTGTTGGGATCTCGAATCTATTGAGTCTGCAGGTACTAATGCTATTTGAGTCCAATATTCCTCTGAATAATGGCTTAGTGGAGGAGGAGCTGAAGTCCTTGGAAAATTTGGAACTTTTGACTCTAACTCTAAAAGATGCCTTTGTGATGGAACGACTCCTAAACATCCACAGTTTAGTGAACTTTACGCGCCATTTATCTCTCGATAAATGTATACCAAATGCTGTCAGAATATCATTAGTGGCAGGGTCGAGTGCTCCATCTGGCCACGAGGATAGGCCACTGCAGCACATGAAAAGTCCAAATCCTATGTACTTCCGGAGCCTCTCACGTGTAGACATTGTGAACTGCGAAGGTCTAAGGGATTTGACATGGCTGATGTACGCTCCTAGCCTGACGAATCTGCATGTGGAAATGTCATTTCAAACAGAAGAGATAATAAGTAGAGAGAAAGTGATGAAGATTGATGGAGAGAAGCTTACTACGCCTTTTCTAAAACTAGAATCACTCTCACTTGTGTTTTTGTATGCAGTGAAGAGTATCTACTGGGGTCCTTTACCCTTTCCTGCTCTTAAATATCTAAAGGTACACAGATGTCCAGCTCTCAGGAAGCTTCCACTCGATTCTGCAAGCGCCAAGGGGTGTGGTCTTGTCCTAGATGCTTATAAAGAGTGGTTGAGAGATGTTGAATGGGAGGATGAAGCTACTAAGAACCGGTTTTGTCCAACCTGAAAACTGTTAACCTGCATTTACATTTGGTTGTACTTCACAATGTCTTATGTTTGTGGCACTAGGGGTTTGTCCAGATATTATATTTATGTAGTTTAAGATTCGACATTTTTGATATTTTTATTATGTTTTGGTGTTATTTGTTATCAAACATATTTCATGACATTGTATTGTTTTAATTGTTATCATCTTTTTAAGTTGTAACTTTTGTGTGGAAACACATCATCTTCCTAACATTTATATACATATGATCTAAGACCATTAAATAAAATCTATAAAGTTTCCTCAATCATTAAAACTGGTAATATATCGTTTACATTAAATATTCTTTATGTAGATAAAATAATAATTTCGTGATTCAAAAGTAGGGATTGATTTTTCTTATAATTTGGCAACCAAAAATTATGCATTTTGAAAATTATATAATTTAATTATGTGCATATTGATACATACATTGTATATGTAAACAACAACAAAATACGCTTG
Proteins encoded in this window:
- the LOC106342883 gene encoding probable disease resistance protein At5g63020; its protein translation is MGGCVSISVLCDQTLCQIGRCLTQKASYIRKLQENVGTLQTATQELKDLRDDLLTRVSLEEEKGQRRLATVQRWLSNVETIESQVNELLLASGTAEVSRSFRSRFEYGKKVFKKIKEVKNLKSRADLKVMAERVPRSKVEERLIYPVVGMTAMTEKVFSSLMEDEVGTLGLYGMGGVGKTTLLSHINNSFVNTGNDFDVVIWVVVSKDQKIESVQETILRRLGLCSEEWKHIKEEEKASEIKKMLKGKRYMLLLDDIWSKVEIQRIGFPSPTRMNRCKVVFTTRSKEVCSEMRVDVEMEVKCLASNEAWELFRMRVGDLTLESHPYIPEAARIIAEKCYGLPLALNVIGETMSSRKPIQEWSHAQDVLTSFAADFSCMQDKILPILKFSYDNLKDEMFRKCLQYCALFPEDYEIEKEELVEYWICEGIIDGNKDRDKAKNHGYEIIGTLVRSCLLMEYEHTEFLKMHDMVREMGLWITAELGKKKESFIVKTGSGLSHVPVVQDWSVVQKMSLMGNEIEKINACPYGTKKLATLFLQNNKLVSISERFFQWMTELKVLDLSSNESLTQLPADISKLVTLQYLNLSSTGIEVLPFGIKSLTKLIHLNLEFTHKLKSVVGISNLLSLQVLMLFESNIPLNNGLVEEELKSLENLELLTLTLKDAFVMERLLNIHSLVNFTRHLSLDKCIPNAVRISLVAGSSAPSGHEDRPLQHMKSPNPMYFRSLSRVDIVNCEGLRDLTWLMYAPSLTNLHVEMSFQTEEIISREKVMKIDGEKLTTPFLKLESLSLVFLYAVKSIYWGPLPFPALKYLKVHRCPALRKLPLDSASAKGCGLVLDAYKEWLRDVEWEDEATKNRFCPT